A genomic segment from Pseudomonas sp. S09G 359 encodes:
- a CDS encoding type II toxin-antitoxin system RelE/ParE family toxin, translated as MTNTIGRTPEFDTWLDGMKDIWGKTAVLTRLDRAEANNFGDCEPVGDGMSEMRVFVGPGYRIYFVRTGLAAYLMLCGSDKTDQKRGIKRAKEILDALRGQ; from the coding sequence GTGACGAATACGATCGGCAGGACGCCGGAGTTTGATACATGGCTCGACGGTATGAAGGATATTTGGGGGAAAACCGCTGTTCTTACCCGGCTGGACCGCGCCGAGGCAAACAATTTTGGAGACTGTGAGCCCGTAGGCGATGGGATGAGTGAAATGCGCGTTTTTGTCGGGCCCGGCTACAGGATTTACTTTGTACGTACGGGCTTAGCTGCTTATCTGATGCTGTGCGGCAGTGATAAAACCGACCAGAAAAGAGGTATCAAACGGGCAAAAGAGATTCTCGATGCCCTGCGAGGTCAATGA
- a CDS encoding DUF1028 domain-containing protein — MTFSVVARCAKTGQLGIAISSSSIAVGARCPWLRAGVGAVASQNITLPSLGPQVLDLLEQGLAPSEALAMLVEQDHSEYRQVTVIDNSGRTAHFSGARTLGIHNAVSGEQCVAAGNMLANPGVIESMVHAFEHAAGHLAERLLAAMQAGVAGGGEAGPVHSAALVVVDELPWPIVNLRVDWADADPIGALDRLWQAYHPQLQDYIDRALNPQIAPGYAVPGDDR, encoded by the coding sequence ATGACTTTTTCCGTTGTCGCCCGCTGCGCCAAGACCGGCCAACTCGGTATTGCGATCAGTTCGTCGAGTATTGCCGTAGGCGCGCGGTGCCCGTGGTTGCGTGCCGGGGTGGGTGCGGTGGCGTCGCAGAACATCACCTTGCCGAGCCTGGGGCCGCAGGTGCTGGATTTGCTTGAGCAAGGCTTGGCGCCAAGTGAGGCCCTGGCGATGCTGGTTGAGCAGGATCACAGCGAGTACCGCCAAGTGACGGTGATTGATAACAGCGGCCGCACCGCGCATTTCAGCGGAGCACGGACCCTGGGCATTCACAATGCCGTGAGTGGTGAGCAATGCGTGGCGGCGGGCAACATGTTGGCCAACCCTGGTGTGATCGAGTCGATGGTGCACGCGTTTGAACACGCCGCGGGGCATCTGGCCGAGCGCCTGCTAGCGGCGATGCAGGCTGGCGTGGCCGGCGGCGGTGAGGCTGGGCCGGTGCATTCGGCGGCGTTGGTGGTGGTGGATGAGTTGCCGTGGCCGATCGTCAATCTGCGGGTGGACTGGGCCGACGCAGACCCCATCGGCGCCCTCGACCGACTCTGGCAGGCCTATCACCCGCAGTTACAGGACTACATCGACCGCGCCCTCAACCCGCAGATCGCCCCGGGTTATGCGGTGCCGGGAGATGACCGATGA
- a CDS encoding phytanoyl-CoA dioxygenase family protein, protein MIEQSQIEQFQRDGFLVVEGVLSMDDVAALQHDFDQWVEESRSHDQGWGATVDGRARFDLEGDHRADHPSLRRVSSPTEISPVYERVALHSRMATIAAQLIGGGGARFHHSKINSKLPHTATQVKWHQDFLFTPHSNDDIVTALLMVSEVTPENGPLNVIPGSHQGPLWSHWQNQRFTGSVDDAVVKEHCQQPVACYGPAGSVCFMHTRLLHASSPNETELPRTLFIGVYAAEDALPFGENPLPSAHAGLLVAGVESGLVRSTENHLRLPQKPRGASFFVQQAGQDSATA, encoded by the coding sequence ATGATCGAGCAATCTCAAATCGAGCAATTCCAGCGTGACGGTTTCCTGGTGGTCGAAGGCGTGCTGTCGATGGACGACGTGGCCGCGCTGCAGCACGATTTCGACCAGTGGGTAGAAGAGAGCCGCAGCCACGACCAGGGCTGGGGCGCCACCGTGGATGGCCGTGCGCGCTTCGACCTGGAGGGCGACCACCGCGCCGATCACCCGTCGTTGCGCCGGGTCAGTTCGCCCACCGAGATTTCCCCGGTGTATGAGCGCGTGGCGTTGCACTCGCGGATGGCGACGATTGCCGCGCAGTTGATCGGCGGCGGTGGCGCGCGTTTCCACCACAGCAAAATCAACTCGAAACTGCCGCACACCGCGACCCAGGTGAAGTGGCACCAGGACTTCCTGTTTACCCCCCACAGCAATGACGACATCGTCACGGCCTTGCTGATGGTCAGTGAAGTGACACCGGAAAACGGCCCGCTGAATGTGATTCCCGGCAGCCATCAAGGCCCGCTCTGGTCGCACTGGCAGAACCAGCGGTTCACCGGCTCGGTGGACGACGCGGTGGTCAAAGAACACTGCCAGCAACCGGTGGCCTGCTACGGCCCGGCTGGCTCCGTGTGCTTTATGCACACCCGCCTTTTGCATGCTTCGAGCCCTAACGAGACCGAACTCCCGCGCACCCTGTTCATCGGCGTCTACGCCGCTGAAGACGCGCTGCCATTCGGCGAAAACCCGTTGCCCAGTGCACACGCCGGCCTGCTGGTAGCCGGCGTAGAAAGCGGCTTGGTGCGTTCCACGGAGAATCATCTGCGCTTGCCGCAGAAACCCCGTGGCGCGTCCTTCTTCGTGCAACAGGCCGGACAAGATTCTGCCACTGCCTAA
- a CDS encoding addiction module antidote protein yields the protein MNESKFQPEDMPILDLDTSGTNVYEASRFLDSPETISAYLAQSMKSQDPQILMKALAEVAKAQGVNKVAEAAGVNRESLYKTLKGGSKTRYETIQKLMLALGVELTVQPIAATALKKPARVKAGSSR from the coding sequence ATGAACGAATCGAAATTCCAACCCGAGGACATGCCGATCCTCGATCTTGATACATCCGGTACCAATGTCTATGAAGCCTCGCGCTTTCTTGACAGCCCGGAAACCATCAGTGCCTATCTTGCGCAAAGCATGAAGTCTCAAGACCCGCAGATATTGATGAAGGCGCTTGCGGAGGTTGCCAAGGCCCAGGGCGTGAACAAGGTGGCCGAGGCGGCGGGGGTTAATCGGGAGAGCTTGTACAAGACCCTCAAGGGTGGCTCGAAAACGCGCTATGAAACCATCCAGAAGCTGATGCTGGCATTAGGCGTGGAGCTGACCGTGCAGCCGATTGCTGCAACGGCGCTGAAAAAACCTGCCCGCGTAAAAGCGGGCAGTAGCCGGTAA
- a CDS encoding ABC transporter substrate-binding protein, whose amino-acid sequence MINRRNLLAVLGLTSLTAFVPSAWAAEPLTLTVGDQFFSNRIVLELSGELKDLPYKIDFKRFNTGSPVASAVASGALDVGIVGDTPVISLAANGAPVKVVASTQTSLDGVGIVARKGIHSVADLKGKTVAIWNGSWSQQLAYKALDEAGVPRSSVTFKYLLPAEASLALTQGDIDAFGTWEPYVSLQEKEGSTLIRNAKGLMSAPTYIVAYEPALAQKSAIIKDFIARLTRARVWSSTHVDEYAEAWSKANQSAPEIAKVWFKRDAIKVLPISPTIVSEAQATADFLVDAQMLKQRYDVAPLFDRVL is encoded by the coding sequence ATGATCAATCGTCGTAATTTGCTCGCCGTGCTCGGCCTGACCTCGCTCACTGCCTTCGTCCCTTCAGCCTGGGCGGCGGAGCCGTTGACCCTTACGGTAGGCGACCAGTTCTTCTCCAACCGCATCGTGCTGGAACTGTCGGGCGAGCTGAAAGACTTGCCGTACAAGATCGACTTCAAGCGCTTCAACACCGGCTCGCCGGTGGCCTCGGCAGTGGCCAGTGGCGCGCTGGACGTGGGCATTGTCGGCGATACACCAGTGATCAGCCTGGCCGCCAATGGCGCGCCGGTGAAGGTGGTGGCCAGCACCCAGACCAGCCTCGACGGCGTCGGCATCGTGGCGCGCAAGGGCATTCATTCGGTGGCCGACCTCAAAGGCAAAACCGTGGCGATCTGGAACGGCTCATGGAGCCAGCAACTGGCCTACAAGGCCCTGGATGAAGCGGGCGTGCCGCGCAGCAGCGTGACCTTCAAATACCTGCTGCCGGCCGAAGCCAGCCTGGCGCTGACCCAAGGCGACATCGACGCCTTCGGCACCTGGGAACCCTACGTGTCGCTGCAGGAAAAAGAAGGCAGCACGCTGATCCGCAACGCCAAGGGCCTGATGAGCGCGCCCACCTACATCGTCGCGTATGAGCCAGCCCTTGCGCAGAAAAGCGCGATCATCAAGGACTTTATCGCACGCCTCACCCGCGCCCGGGTGTGGAGCAGCACCCACGTGGATGAGTACGCCGAGGCGTGGTCGAAGGCCAACCAATCCGCCCCGGAAATCGCCAAGGTGTGGTTCAAGCGTGATGCGATCAAGGTGCTGCCTATCTCCCCGACGATTGTGAGCGAGGCCCAGGCCACGGCGGACTTTCTGGTGGATGCGCAGATGTTGAAACAGCGGTATGACGTGGCGCCGTTGTTTGACCGGGTGCTTTAA
- a CDS encoding RidA family protein: protein MPTHTRIRMFNTKETYPNQALDNDLCQAVRAGNTIYVRGQIGTDFAGNLVGLGDPRAQAEQAMKNVKQLLEEAGSDLTHIVKTTTYLIDPRYREPVYQEVGKWLKGVFPISTGLVISGLGQPEWLMEIDVIAVVPDDWTV, encoded by the coding sequence ATGCCTACCCATACCCGCATTCGTATGTTCAACACCAAAGAGACTTACCCCAACCAGGCCCTGGACAACGACCTGTGCCAGGCCGTGCGCGCCGGCAACACCATTTATGTACGCGGCCAGATCGGCACCGATTTCGCCGGCAACCTGGTCGGCCTCGGCGACCCGCGCGCCCAGGCCGAACAGGCGATGAAAAACGTCAAGCAGCTGCTTGAAGAAGCGGGTTCCGACCTGACCCATATCGTCAAGACCACCACCTACTTGATCGACCCGCGCTACCGCGAGCCGGTGTACCAGGAGGTCGGCAAGTGGCTCAAGGGCGTGTTCCCGATTTCCACCGGGCTGGTGATTTCCGGCCTGGGCCAACCGGAATGGTTGATGGAGATCGACGTGATCGCCGTTGTGCCGGATGACTGGACCGTATGA
- the argE gene encoding acetylornithine deacetylase, which produces MSSSRELLAQLVRFDTTSRESNLALIDFVRTWLQDHGVACELVYNEHKSKANLLATIGPADVPGIVLSGHTDVVPVDGQRWTVAPFELTEKGGKLYGRGTADMKGYIACVLACVPALVQASLRMPVHIALSYDEEVGCLGVRALIERFHGQLVKPLLCVIGEPTELKPVLGHKGKLAMRCEVHGAACHSAYAPSGVNAIEYAARLIGELVRIGEGLKSPQHLDERFDPPFSTVQTGVITGGKALNIVPQNCTFDFEVRALPAQDPWQVAHQLRGYAEKTLLPAMQAVSDQSAISLSELSSYPGLATSLESQAAEWVAQFCGSRDYGTVAFGTEGGLFDQAGIPTVVCGPGSMEQGHKPDEFISVEQLEACDRMLARVLAFVSN; this is translated from the coding sequence ATGAGCAGCAGCCGCGAGTTGCTGGCGCAGCTGGTGCGCTTTGATACCACCAGCCGTGAATCCAACCTGGCCTTGATCGATTTTGTCCGCACGTGGTTGCAGGACCACGGCGTGGCCTGCGAGCTGGTGTACAACGAACACAAGAGCAAGGCCAACCTGCTGGCGACCATCGGCCCGGCCGACGTGCCGGGTATTGTGTTGTCCGGGCATACCGACGTGGTGCCGGTGGACGGCCAGCGCTGGACGGTGGCGCCGTTTGAACTGACGGAGAAGGGCGGCAAATTGTACGGGCGTGGCACCGCCGATATGAAAGGCTATATCGCTTGCGTGCTGGCCTGCGTGCCGGCGCTGGTGCAGGCGTCGTTGCGCATGCCGGTGCATATTGCGCTGTCCTATGACGAGGAGGTCGGCTGCCTGGGCGTGCGCGCGCTGATCGAGCGGTTCCACGGGCAGCTGGTCAAGCCGCTGCTGTGTGTGATCGGCGAGCCCACCGAACTCAAGCCGGTGCTCGGCCACAAAGGCAAGTTGGCGATGCGCTGCGAAGTGCATGGCGCGGCGTGCCATTCGGCCTACGCGCCGTCGGGCGTCAACGCGATTGAATACGCCGCGCGGCTGATCGGTGAACTGGTGCGCATCGGCGAAGGGCTCAAATCCCCTCAGCACTTGGATGAGCGATTCGACCCGCCGTTTTCCACCGTGCAAACCGGCGTGATCACCGGCGGCAAGGCGCTGAATATCGTGCCGCAGAACTGCACCTTTGATTTTGAAGTACGCGCGCTGCCGGCCCAGGACCCTTGGCAGGTGGCGCACCAGTTGCGCGGCTACGCCGAAAAGACATTGTTGCCGGCGATGCAGGCGGTGAGTGACCAGTCGGCGATCAGCCTCAGCGAGCTGTCGAGTTACCCGGGGCTGGCCACGTCATTGGAGAGCCAGGCGGCGGAGTGGGTCGCGCAGTTCTGTGGTTCGCGCGATTACGGCACCGTGGCGTTTGGTACCGAGGGTGGGCTGTTTGACCAGGCGGGGATTCCCACGGTGGTGTGCGGGCCGGGGAGCATGGAGCAGGGGCACAAGCCGGATGAATTTATCAGCGTGGAGCAACTGGAAGCCTGCGACCGGATGCTGGCCCGGGTGTTGGCGTTTGTGAGCAACTAA
- a CDS encoding class II aldolase and adducin N-terminal domain-containing protein, translating to MALSLEEQTRIDLAATFRIIAHLGMHEAVANHFSAAVSADGKQFLLNPKWKHFSRIRASDLLLLNADDAACADHPNVDATAWSIHGQIHRLLPQTRAVLHLHPVYTTAVACLATPHIPPIDQNTARYFNRVAVDELYGGMADTEAEGARLAGLLDGKSRLLMGNHGVMVTAPSIGEAFDDIWTLERSCQILVTAWSTGQPLRVLSDEVAEKTARGWEGIVDFSLRHFEEMKQLMIDADPSVLD from the coding sequence ATGGCGTTATCCCTCGAAGAACAGACGCGCATCGACTTGGCGGCGACCTTTCGCATCATCGCCCACCTGGGCATGCATGAAGCGGTGGCCAACCATTTCAGCGCGGCCGTGTCGGCCGATGGCAAACAGTTTTTGCTCAACCCCAAGTGGAAGCACTTCTCGCGTATCCGCGCCAGTGACTTGCTGTTGTTGAACGCCGACGATGCGGCCTGCGCCGATCACCCGAATGTGGACGCCACCGCGTGGTCGATCCACGGGCAGATCCACCGGCTGCTGCCGCAAACCCGCGCCGTGCTGCACTTGCACCCGGTGTACACCACGGCCGTGGCGTGCCTGGCCACGCCGCATATCCCACCGATTGACCAGAACACCGCGCGCTACTTCAACCGCGTGGCGGTGGACGAACTCTACGGCGGCATGGCCGACACCGAGGCCGAAGGCGCGCGCCTGGCCGGGCTGCTTGACGGCAAGAGCCGGCTGTTGATGGGTAACCATGGCGTGATGGTCACGGCACCCTCCATTGGCGAAGCCTTTGATGATATCTGGACCCTGGAGCGCTCCTGCCAGATCCTCGTGACGGCCTGGTCCACCGGGCAGCCGCTGCGGGTGTTGTCCGATGAAGTGGCGGAGAAAACCGCGCGGGGCTGGGAAGGTATTGTGGATTTCTCGCTCCGGCATTTTGAAGAAATGAAGCAGTTGATGATCGACGCCGACCCTTCGGTACTCGATTAA
- a CDS encoding ABC transporter substrate-binding protein — MTAFRNSVRPLAVCLLGAAVAMTSLAAVAFQKDGKIVAGSDVTFFPYEYMDNNKPAGFDIEFMDGLGKVMGRQVETLDTRFPNLITGLQAGRFDVTNSSMYITAERVKVIDMIPYLKSGESILTLKDSKFQPKTPEEFCGHKIGSMGATSWLAQMNKLSTEYCVAKGLKPIEISEYSTDPQTTQALLAHAVEAQITDAAVARGVIDKLGSRVVISSDTLIYPVLNGFGVKKGNDTVKKALLDGLEKYRATPEYAALLKKYNFEAPTEADLAALMPK; from the coding sequence ATGACAGCGTTTCGTAACAGTGTTCGCCCCCTCGCCGTGTGCCTGCTGGGCGCAGCGGTAGCAATGACCTCGTTGGCGGCTGTGGCCTTTCAGAAAGACGGCAAGATCGTGGCGGGGTCGGACGTGACGTTCTTCCCCTATGAGTACATGGATAACAACAAGCCGGCCGGCTTTGATATCGAGTTCATGGACGGCCTGGGCAAGGTCATGGGGCGCCAGGTCGAGACCCTCGACACGCGCTTCCCCAACCTGATCACCGGCCTGCAAGCCGGGCGTTTCGATGTGACCAACTCGTCGATGTACATCACGGCGGAGCGGGTCAAGGTCATCGACATGATCCCCTACCTGAAAAGCGGCGAGTCGATCCTGACCCTCAAGGACAGTAAATTCCAACCCAAGACGCCGGAAGAGTTCTGCGGCCACAAGATCGGTTCCATGGGCGCCACCTCGTGGCTGGCGCAGATGAACAAGCTGTCGACCGAGTACTGCGTGGCCAAGGGCCTGAAGCCGATCGAGATCAGCGAGTACAGCACCGACCCGCAAACCACCCAGGCCCTGCTGGCCCACGCGGTTGAAGCGCAGATCACCGACGCCGCCGTGGCCCGTGGCGTGATCGACAAACTCGGCAGTCGCGTGGTGATTTCGTCCGACACCTTGATCTACCCGGTGCTCAACGGCTTTGGCGTGAAGAAGGGCAACGACACGGTGAAAAAAGCCCTGCTCGACGGCCTGGAAAAATACCGCGCCACGCCGGAATACGCCGCCTTGCTCAAGAAGTACAACTTCGAGGCGCCGACCGAGGCCGACCTCGCGGCGCTGATGCCCAAGTAA
- a CDS encoding amino acid ABC transporter permease/ATP-binding protein, with protein sequence MTFDWNYMFGLLGDAEFWRATWTVIKLSTLTWLLSIALGFLLALAKQSKHPLLSVPARGYIWLFRSLPLLVLLIFIYNLPQALPGTSAVLADPFWSGLLALVICETAYVAEIHRGGLLSIPKGQGEAARALGLRFFGTQWRVVIPQALRVALPSLANEYISIVKLTSLVSVISLTEILMVGQRLYSQNFLVIETMAAVAFFYVFIVTVFDFLLKRLERFLDVNQRNVSRVPDAAVLALATQQRTALQRPASTGVAALQASRLHKAYNDIEVLGSVNLQVQPGEVVSVIGPSGSGKTTLIRLLNGLEQLDNGEIHINGLPFIRLSKVGAQKPQYIEHAEHRLNIGMVFQSFNLFPHLSVLDNLLMAPKYHRLGATSELKQQAYALLHKVGMLDHAWKYPHQLSGGQQQRVAIARALMMRPQIMLFDEPTSALDPEKVNEVLQVIEALAEEGITMVIVTHEMNFAFKVSDRIVFMEKGRVVCDDTPSALRSGHNPRVEAFLKDVSLA encoded by the coding sequence ATGACATTCGACTGGAATTACATGTTTGGTTTGCTGGGCGATGCCGAGTTCTGGCGCGCGACGTGGACGGTGATCAAACTCAGTACCCTGACCTGGCTCTTGAGCATCGCCCTGGGCTTTCTGCTGGCGCTGGCCAAACAATCCAAACATCCACTGCTCAGCGTGCCGGCGCGTGGCTATATCTGGTTGTTCCGCAGCCTGCCGCTGCTGGTGTTGCTGATCTTCATCTACAACCTGCCCCAGGCGCTGCCGGGCACTTCGGCGGTGCTGGCCGACCCGTTCTGGTCCGGCCTGCTGGCCCTGGTGATCTGCGAAACCGCCTACGTGGCCGAGATCCATCGCGGCGGCTTGCTCTCGATCCCCAAGGGCCAGGGCGAAGCGGCGCGGGCGCTGGGGTTGCGGTTTTTCGGCACCCAATGGCGCGTGGTCATCCCCCAGGCATTGCGCGTCGCATTGCCGTCGCTGGCTAACGAATACATTTCCATCGTCAAGCTCACCTCGCTGGTGTCGGTGATCTCGCTCACGGAGATCCTGATGGTCGGCCAGCGCCTGTACTCGCAGAATTTCCTGGTGATCGAAACCATGGCGGCGGTGGCGTTCTTCTACGTATTTATCGTCACGGTGTTCGACTTTTTGCTCAAACGCCTGGAGCGCTTTCTCGATGTGAACCAGCGCAATGTCTCGCGCGTGCCGGACGCGGCGGTGCTGGCCCTGGCCACCCAACAGCGCACCGCGTTGCAACGCCCGGCCAGTACTGGCGTGGCGGCGTTGCAAGCTTCGCGGTTGCACAAGGCCTATAACGACATCGAGGTGCTCGGCTCGGTCAACCTGCAGGTGCAGCCCGGTGAAGTGGTGTCGGTGATCGGCCCGTCGGGCTCCGGCAAAACCACCTTGATCCGCCTGCTCAACGGCCTGGAGCAACTGGACAACGGCGAGATCCACATCAATGGCCTGCCGTTCATTCGCTTGAGCAAGGTCGGCGCGCAGAAGCCCCAATACATCGAGCACGCCGAGCACCGCCTGAACATCGGCATGGTGTTCCAGAGCTTCAACCTGTTCCCGCATTTGAGCGTGCTCGACAACCTGCTGATGGCGCCCAAATACCACCGCCTGGGCGCGACCTCCGAGCTGAAGCAACAGGCCTACGCGCTGCTGCACAAGGTCGGCATGCTCGATCACGCCTGGAAGTACCCGCACCAGCTGTCGGGCGGCCAGCAGCAACGCGTGGCCATTGCCCGCGCCTTGATGATGCGCCCGCAGATCATGCTGTTCGACGAGCCCACTTCGGCGCTCGACCCAGAGAAAGTCAACGAAGTGCTGCAAGTGATCGAAGCCCTGGCCGAGGAGGGCATCACCATGGTGATCGTCACCCACGAGATGAACTTCGCCTTCAAGGTTTCCGACCGCATCGTCTTTATGGAGAAAGGCCGCGTGGTCTGCGATGACACCCCGAGCGCCTTGCGCAGCGGCCATAACCCACGCGTGGAGGCGTTCCTCAAGGACGTCTCGCTGGCGTGA
- a CDS encoding LysR family transcriptional regulator, giving the protein MLSRITQRQLEYFVASGEAGSISAAAERIHVSSPSISAAITHMEAELGIQLFVRHHAQGISLTAVGRQVMQEAKQILEQMSNLYTIASESLNTVRGPLRVGCLASLAPMITPELVFGFGRAFPGVRLTQAEGNHEELLEKLRSGELDIALTYDLVTSPDIDFQPLAHLPPYVMVGEYHPLASLPAVSMQDLEAYPVVLLDTPWSRDYFLSLFIQAGTTPNIIMRSTNLETVRAMVGNGIGYSFANARPKSNMSQDGKRVIRLRLAGSHRPMRLGYATASNTQLSRVVSAFAERCRLFVSDQYIPGMAPPSFFDPHAVRVLEGVS; this is encoded by the coding sequence ATGCTCAGTCGTATTACTCAGCGTCAACTGGAGTATTTTGTCGCGTCGGGAGAGGCGGGCAGTATCAGTGCTGCCGCTGAACGCATTCATGTGTCGTCGCCATCGATCTCGGCGGCCATCACCCATATGGAGGCCGAGCTGGGCATCCAGCTGTTTGTGCGCCACCACGCCCAGGGCATTTCCCTTACGGCGGTCGGGCGCCAGGTGATGCAGGAGGCCAAGCAGATCCTGGAGCAGATGAGCAACCTCTACACCATCGCTTCGGAGTCGTTGAACACGGTGCGCGGGCCTTTGCGGGTGGGGTGCCTGGCGTCGTTGGCGCCGATGATCACCCCGGAGTTGGTGTTCGGATTCGGTCGCGCGTTTCCGGGCGTGCGCCTGACCCAGGCCGAAGGCAACCACGAAGAATTGCTGGAAAAACTGCGCAGCGGCGAGCTGGATATCGCCCTGACCTACGACCTGGTGACCAGCCCCGACATCGACTTCCAACCCCTGGCGCACCTGCCGCCCTACGTGATGGTCGGCGAGTATCACCCGTTGGCGAGCCTGCCGGCGGTGAGCATGCAAGACCTGGAGGCGTACCCGGTGGTGCTGCTCGACACGCCGTGGAGCCGCGACTATTTCCTCAGCCTGTTCATCCAGGCGGGCACCACGCCGAACATCATCATGCGCTCCACCAACCTCGAAACGGTGCGTGCCATGGTCGGCAATGGCATTGGCTATTCCTTCGCGAATGCGCGGCCCAAATCGAATATGTCCCAGGACGGCAAACGGGTGATCCGCCTGCGCCTGGCCGGCTCGCACCGGCCGATGCGCCTGGGTTACGCCACGGCGAGCAACACCCAGTTGTCGCGCGTGGTGTCGGCGTTTGCCGAGCGTTGCCGGCTGTTTGTCTCCGACCAGTACATCCCCGGCATGGCGCCGCCAAGCTTTTTTGACCCACATGCGGTGCGGGTGCTTGAGGGTGTGAGCTGA
- a CDS encoding acyl-CoA dehydrogenase family protein, protein MSTPVLNIWGAPPSARYEQLAAPFRPLFAQILAQAAEADQTRASLADVIQQLNALGLPRWRLPATYGGHGATLVELLTLLTELSAADSNITQALRGHFGFCEDVLSAKDLDWRAKWLDRLGQGALLSPGSTEVGTQARGDFGTRLHHDAGGTLRISGKKFYTTGALYSDLINTIATGEDGTVYSVVVDLKAPGVQIIDDWNGFGQRLTASGTCVFDNAPVVDNDVRPTQQRFGHGQSFFQLYHLSTLAGIARRAALSGAEALSQRARTFTTGNADTAGQDVQLLQVIGEVASQAYAAQAIAQQAAQRLEQTAQYVIDHDQPLQDDDPQVALAELEVCLAVNPVVDATLAATTALFDALGASATASDKALDRLWRNARTLANHNPRVYKSRIVGNYLVNGLLPPAQWRVGVAKG, encoded by the coding sequence ATGTCGACTCCCGTTTTGAATATCTGGGGCGCACCGCCCTCCGCCCGTTACGAACAACTGGCGGCGCCGTTTCGCCCGCTGTTTGCGCAGATCCTCGCGCAGGCCGCCGAGGCGGATCAAACCCGCGCCAGCCTGGCCGACGTGATCCAGCAACTGAATGCGCTGGGCCTGCCACGCTGGCGTTTGCCGGCCACTTATGGCGGCCACGGTGCCACCCTGGTGGAACTGCTTACGTTGCTCACTGAACTGTCGGCGGCCGACTCCAACATCACCCAGGCGCTGCGCGGGCACTTCGGCTTTTGCGAAGACGTGCTCAGCGCCAAGGACCTCGACTGGCGCGCCAAGTGGCTCGACCGCCTCGGCCAGGGTGCCCTGCTCTCCCCCGGTAGCACTGAGGTCGGCACCCAGGCCCGCGGTGATTTCGGCACCCGCCTGCACCACGATGCAGGCGGCACGCTGCGCATCAGCGGGAAAAAGTTCTACACCACCGGCGCGCTCTACAGCGACTTGATCAACACCATCGCCACCGGTGAAGACGGCACCGTCTACAGCGTGGTGGTCGACCTCAAGGCCCCCGGCGTGCAGATCATCGACGACTGGAATGGCTTCGGCCAACGCCTCACCGCCAGCGGCACCTGCGTCTTCGACAACGCACCGGTGGTGGACAACGACGTGCGCCCCACCCAGCAGCGCTTTGGCCATGGCCAGTCGTTCTTCCAGCTCTACCACCTCAGCACCCTCGCCGGCATCGCCCGCCGCGCGGCATTGAGTGGCGCCGAAGCACTCAGCCAGCGCGCGCGCACCTTCACCACCGGCAACGCCGACACTGCGGGCCAGGACGTGCAACTGCTGCAAGTGATCGGCGAAGTCGCCAGCCAGGCCTACGCCGCCCAGGCCATCGCCCAGCAAGCAGCCCAGCGCCTGGAGCAAACCGCGCAGTACGTGATCGACCATGACCAGCCACTGCAGGATGACGACCCGCAGGTGGCCCTGGCGGAATTGGAAGTGTGTTTGGCGGTCAACCCGGTGGTGGATGCCACCCTCGCGGCGACCACGGCGCTGTTCGATGCACTCGGCGCCAGCGCCACCGCCAGCGACAAGGCGCTGGATCGGCTGTGGCGTAACGCGCGCACCTTGGCGAACCACAACCCTCGCGTGTACAAATCGCGGATCGTGGGCAATTACCTGGTCAATGGGCTGCTGCCGCCGGCGCAATGGCGAGTAGGTGTCGCCAAAGGTTAA